The following nucleotide sequence is from Roseivirga sp. BDSF3-8.
TGGAGCAGAATGAACTTACCCAATCAGTATTTCTGAAGGTGACTGATTATTCTGATACCGGAGATGAGGAAGAGCTTGAAGATCTCTGGGAAGGTTTAGTCGGTAATCTCAAAGAAATAGTAGGAGGGTGATTTATTTTACCCGGTTTGTTGTTTGCGGAATGATAATTGCTATAATTTTGGCATAGTTTCGCAATGAGAAATCAGGTAGATCCTTCATGAAAAAAGTCGATAAACTTATTATCGGTTCCTTCTTAGGGCCATTTTTCCTGACCTTCGTAATTGTCGTATTCATATTGCTTACACAGCATATGATAAAATACTTCGATGAGTTCGTGGGCAAGGATTTAGGCTTTACTGTGTTTGCTGAATTAATTGCTTATTTCAGCATTAACATGACGCCAATTGCGCTGCCCCTGGCCATTTTGCTTTCCAGCCTTATGACTTTTGGTAACCTGGGGGAGCATTTTGAACTTACCGCCATTAAAAGTGCAGGAATTAGCCTAACAAGAGCCCTTCAACCAATTTTTTTCCTGGTTCTCTTTCTTTCCGGTTTTGCCTATCTCAACAACAATTACCTGGTTACTAAAGCAAACCTTAAAGCCTATAGTCTGCTGCATGATATACGCAAAAAGAAACCCAGCCTTGATATTAAAGAAGGAGCGTTTTATAACGGAATACCGGGCTACAGCATAAAGGTTAACGAAAAGCTCAGCGACGGTAAGACTCTCAAAGACCTGATTATTTACGATCATTCCAGATCCACAGGTAATAAAGAAGTGATTATTGCCGACAGTGGAAAAATGTATACTGTCAATAACGAGCGCTTTCTGAAGCTAGAACTATTTGATGGGAATTTTTACCAGGAGATAGATAAAAACCGACCGGGTAGGGTAGACCTTATCGACCAGATGGTACGCAATGAGTTTAACAGGTTCGAAATGACTTTAAGTCTCGAGTCTTTTATGCTGGACAGAACCGATGAAAACCTGTTCGCCACCCACCGGTATATGAAAAATACGTCTCAATTGATGGAAGATGTGGATAGTATGCGGCTGGATGTAATTGAATCGGAGTTTGAAGTGATAGGTTCTGCAGGAGGATTCTTTAGTTATCTTACGGTAAATAAGATAGATACTCCGGATGGGGTCTTTGAGAAAGTGAGAGTAAGGCGTGAAATGCGTCGTATCGCGGATAGCCTTATCCAGGTAGAAAGAGATAGCTTACAGGAAGTTAACCGTATGGCTGACCCCAACTACTATCAAAGAAAGTATGGAGGAGGAAAAAATATTGATTCTGTAAATACAGCCGAAGCCGACTCCGCTGGTAATGAAGATAGCTTAGCCAACGGTACGCTGCCTAAAGATACTGGTAATGTATCTGGTGTAACGGTTACAGATTCAGCCAAATTGGCAAAACAGAAAGTAGCCTCTTTGCAAAGATCTGATGAGGAAGAGCTCGGACGGCTAGAGACCCGTACACGGGTTCAGGAGCGATTCTTTAAAAGAAAAGAAAATGAGGCTAAATACGAGGAGAGGTATGCTGCTATAGAGTCACCCGACTCCAGTATTATTGATAAGGTGGACAGTAGTTTTTCTGTGCTTTCATTTAAGAAAAGGATGGTAAGGCAGGCGATGAACCAGGTGCGATTCGTGAAAAATAACATTACCGTACAAACGAGTCAGATCGAAACGCGCGAAAAGGAAATTAGAAAACATACGATAGAGAAAAATAAAAAGCTCTCTCAGGCACTTGCCTGTCTTGTTATGTTCCTTATTGGTGCTCCTCTGGGTGCCATTATCAAAAGAGGTGGCCTTGGCGTCCCTGTTATTATCTCTATTGTATTCTTCATTATTTATTATGTGCTCACCATGACTATGGAGAAGCAGGGTAAAGAAGGGCTAATGGATCCTTTCATTGCCGTGTGGGTTGCAAATGTAGTTTTAGCACCAATAGGCTTGTTCTTCCTCAAACAGGCACGAAACGACAGCCGAGTATTTGATTCGGATATGTACCGCGTTATCTTCGAAAGGTTTAGAAGGAAGCTTGGAGAAAAAACCTTCAAAGAAAAACAGAAGGAAATGAGCGGTTCATAGTTGGAAACTTGTAGCTGGCTGTGTACCTTTGCAGTTAGTTTTAAAAATTTTAATTGATTTAGCTAGTCATGTATTTATCAAAAGATAAGAAACAGGAACTTTTTGAGAATCATGGTCGGTCAAAATCGAAGAGTGATACAGGGTCTGCAGAGTCGCAGATTGCACTGTTCACTTATCGAATTAATCACCTGACCGAGCACCTTAAGTCTAACAAAAAAGACTACTCTACCCGTCTTGGTCTGCTGAAGCTTGTAGGTAAAAGAAGAAAGCTTCTAAACTATCTGCACGACATGGATATCGAAAGATATCGTGCAGTACTTGCCGACCTGAATCTTAGAAAATAACATATGTAGTAAGAGGGGATTCTCTAGGAGTTCCCTCTTTTACTTTCCCGCCCCAGCCCAATTTTTATTTTTTGGTCCGACAGCATCAGCCAAATTAACATTTTACGTACAGAAAAAAATTATATGCAACCTAAGGAGATAAAGAAAGTCATCACACTAAAAGATGGCCGTGAGATCAGTATCGAAACCGGAAAGCTGGCAAAGCAGGCCGACGGTTCCGTGGTGGTACGCATGGGCGATACGATGATTCTGGCTACCGTTGTAGGCTCTCAGGACGCTAGAGAAGGTGTCGATTTTCTCCCCCTTTCCGTAGACTACCAGGAGAAGTTTGCTTCTGCCGGTAGAATCCCCGGTGGTTTCCTCAAGCGTGAAGGAAGACTATCCGATTACGAAATTCTTGTCAGCCGCCTGGTTGACAGAGCCATCCGCCCTCTTTTTCCGGATGACTACCATGCAGACGTTCAGGTAATGATATCCCTGATTTCTGCTGACAACGAGGCGCTTCCTGATGCCCTCGCTGCACTGGCGGCTTCGGCTGCTATTTCCGTGTCCGACCTGCCATTCCAGGGTCCGATCGCCGAGGTACGTGTAGCTCAAATTGATGGTCAAATGGTAGTTAACCCTACCCGTGAGCAGCTTACTGAGGCCACACTTGATCTGATGATCGGTGCTACCTATGATAATATCACCATGGTCGAGGGTGAAATGAAAGAAGTGTCAGAAGAAGAAATGCTTGAGGCAATTCTTGTAGGACACGAGGCTATCAAAGACCTGTGCAAAGCACAGACAGAGTTGGTAGAGGAAGTTGGTAAAACGGAGAAGCGCACCTACGATCATGAAAATAACGACGATGCGCTTAAGCAACAGTTGTTTGATCAGTTCTACGATCGCTATTATGAAGTCGCTCAGAAGCAGATTGCTGACAAGAGTGAGCGTAGCAAGACCTTTAAAGAAATTAAAGAGTCGTATATAGAAAGCCTGCCTGAAGATCATGAGTTGGATCTTGATATGGTTGGAAGGTATTTTCATAGCATTCAGAAGAAAGCAAGCCGTGACCTCGTACTTAATGAGCGTAAACGCCTGGACGGTCGTGAGCTCGATCAGGTACGCCAT
It contains:
- a CDS encoding LptF/LptG family permease, producing MKKVDKLIIGSFLGPFFLTFVIVVFILLTQHMIKYFDEFVGKDLGFTVFAELIAYFSINMTPIALPLAILLSSLMTFGNLGEHFELTAIKSAGISLTRALQPIFFLVLFLSGFAYLNNNYLVTKANLKAYSLLHDIRKKKPSLDIKEGAFYNGIPGYSIKVNEKLSDGKTLKDLIIYDHSRSTGNKEVIIADSGKMYTVNNERFLKLELFDGNFYQEIDKNRPGRVDLIDQMVRNEFNRFEMTLSLESFMLDRTDENLFATHRYMKNTSQLMEDVDSMRLDVIESEFEVIGSAGGFFSYLTVNKIDTPDGVFEKVRVRREMRRIADSLIQVERDSLQEVNRMADPNYYQRKYGGGKNIDSVNTAEADSAGNEDSLANGTLPKDTGNVSGVTVTDSAKLAKQKVASLQRSDEEELGRLETRTRVQERFFKRKENEAKYEERYAAIESPDSSIIDKVDSSFSVLSFKKRMVRQAMNQVRFVKNNITVQTSQIETREKEIRKHTIEKNKKLSQALACLVMFLIGAPLGAIIKRGGLGVPVIISIVFFIIYYVLTMTMEKQGKEGLMDPFIAVWVANVVLAPIGLFFLKQARNDSRVFDSDMYRVIFERFRRKLGEKTFKEKQKEMSGS
- the rpsO gene encoding 30S ribosomal protein S15, translating into MYLSKDKKQELFENHGRSKSKSDTGSAESQIALFTYRINHLTEHLKSNKKDYSTRLGLLKLVGKRRKLLNYLHDMDIERYRAVLADLNLRK